The Sulfurimonas aquatica genomic sequence ATGGGCTCTAACTCTGATATCAGTTTTTGGCGGTTAGGGAGTTTTGTTAAGGTGTCTGTATACTGCTTTTCAATGATTCTATTCTTCTCAATAAGCTCTGTAATGTCTTTTCTTATTGAGATATACTCAAGTATATTTTCTTTTGCGTCGAGTATGGGCATGATGGTTGTGTTTACAAGATAAAACGTTCCATCTTTCTTACGATTTTTGATGACTCCTTGCCACACTTTTTTATCCGTTATTGTCTCCCATAAAGAGCTGAAAGTCTCTAATGGAGTGTCAGGGTGCCTAACGACTCTGTGAGTGGCTCCAACAAGCTCTTCTTTTGTATAGCCAGATATCTCACAAAACATATCATTTACATAGGTGATTATACCCTTGGGATCCGTTTTAGAGACTATGTTTGTTTGGTCTATTACGTTTTTGTACTGCTGTAGATGAGCTTGTTGTTCTTGTATGTTATGCATATTTTCACTATTGAGCAAGTTCATATAAACGCGACTAAAAAACTCTTCAGATTGGTAAGGCTTGTGAAGATAATCATTCGCGCCTGCTCTAAGACAGTCGGAGACCTTGTATCCATCTCCATGTGCAGAGAGAACCATGATGGGAAGATTGTATCTTGTATGTTTTCTGCGAATCTGTTTAATAAGTTTTAGACCATCCATAACAGGCATTTCATAATCAGTTAAGACCATTTTGATATCAGGATTTTTTTCTAACTCTATGAGGGCTTCTTTGCCATGCTGTGCTTCTACTACAGTGAATTGATGGCGTTTTAGCAACTCTCTTAAGTGCATTATATATGTTTGAGAATCATCCACTATAAGTATTTTAGTATTACGGTTTTCTTCTATCTGTTTGATGAGTCCAACCACTTTTGCAAAATCATCCTTACTATCTTTTAGCATATAATCAATGATGTTTTTACTAAGCATTTTTTTTCGTAGTTCTTCACTATGTGAGGCGGTAAGGACTATTGTAGGTATTTGATGAGAAAGAGTATACTCAACCATCTCCCCCTCTATAGAATCTGGGAGAGTCAAGTCTACTATAGCTATATTGACGCTTTTTTGATTGTCGATTATCTCCCTAGCTTCTTTTGCATTATTAGCTATGAGTAATTTAAAGTCGAGTGGATTTATTAGTTGATTAAAATAGGATTGTACAACTTTGCTATCATCAATTAATAAAATCGTTTCTATTGGCATATGATTCCTTTAGATAAAGTAGAAAACTACATTAAACATTAAAATTATTAATTTTTCAGTCATTTCAATGATTTTATCATAATAATTGAAATATATTTATTAAATAACTTATTGATGAAATATAGGAGTGAGAGCTTAAATTATTAAATACAGTATTAATATACGTTATAATATATAGGTATGAAAAACTAATACAAGAGAGGCTCTTATGTTAGATATTACATTGATTCTTGTTGAAGATGATGATGAGTTGCGTAAACTTCTTGGACGGATGCTTTCTCGAAAAATTACTAAGCTATTTCTATTTTCAAGTCCAGTAGAGGTGCTTGAAAAACTTGATGCTATAAACCCTGACCTTATAATAACAGACATCAGAATGCCACAGATGAGTGGGTTAGAGATGATTGAAGAGATTAGAAAAACCAAAAAAAATCTTCCAATTATAATCTCTTCTGCGTTTACTGATGCCACACACTTCCAAAAAGCGATTAAACTTAAGGTAACAAACTTTCTTGTTAAACCCATAGATGTTGAGGAACTAATATTTGAACTAGATCGAATCGTAGAGAATATGAGACTTAATGAAAAATTGCATGCACAGGAGAAGTTACTTGCTGAGTACAAAAGAATTGTTGATGTTAGTAGTTTAATTTCAAAAGCAGATATTGATGGAAACATTACCTATGTAAATGACAAGTTCTCACAGTTAAGCGGATACACTAAAGAGGAACTTATTGGAAAACCTCACAGTATAGTCCACCATCCTGAGATGCCTGGAATTTTTTTTAAAGAGATATGGGAAACTATCTTAAACAAACAGATATGGCAAGGCATAATAAAAAACCGTGCAAAAAATGGCGAAAGTTATTATGTCGATACGACTATAGCTCCAATCTTAAATACAAAAAATGAGATTACTGAATTTATATCACTGCGTGAAGATGTGACAAAACTCATCAATACTATTGAAGAGGCAAAACGGCTTGAAAAAGAGAGAGAAGATTATTTAGCGCTTATCGATGATAACATTATCTGCTCTTCAACAGATGTAAATGGAATCATTACCTCCGTTTCTAAGGCTTTTTGCCGCATAAGTCAATATTCAAAAGAGGAGCTTATAGGGCAGGGTTATCAGATGCTAAGGCACCCTGAAGTAGAGAAGGCTTTTTATGAGTCATTATGGCAAGCAATAAAAAATACTCAAAGATGGGATGGAGAGATTAAAAATTTAGCCAAAGATGGCTCAACATACTGGATAGAGACTTCTATAACATCTATAATTGATCCTCATGGAGAAAAAATAGGTTATACGGCTATGGGGCAGGATGTAACTGATAAGAAGTTAGTTGAAAAGCTCTCAATTACCGATCATCTAACAGGATTGGTCAATAGATTAAAATTAGATGATATCTTAAAATATGAAATGTCAAAATTTATACGATATGGTTCTAGTTTATCGATAATATTAGTAGATATAGATTATTTTAAAAGAGTTAATGATAATTTTGGTCATCTTGTTGGAGACCAGGTACTAAAAGAGGTGAGTGAAATACTTATGCTAAATAAACGCGAAACCGATACTGTAGGACGCTGGGGAGGTGAAGAGTTTTTAATCATCCTTACTAAGACCGATATTGAAGGTGCTAGAATAAGAGCTCAAAAGATTCGATTAGCCATAGAATCACATACCTTTTCCGTCATTGGAACTAAAACAGTCTCTTTAGGAATCGCTGAATTAAAGCTAGACGATACTGAATCTAGCTTTGTAGAACGTGCTGATAACGCACTCTACTTGGCAAAA encodes the following:
- a CDS encoding EAL domain-containing protein, translated to MPIETILLIDDSKVVQSYFNQLINPLDFKLLIANNAKEAREIIDNQKSVNIAIVDLTLPDSIEGEMVEYTLSHQIPTIVLTASHSEELRKKMLSKNIIDYMLKDSKDDFAKVVGLIKQIEENRNTKILIVDDSQTYIMHLRELLKRHQFTVVEAQHGKEALIELEKNPDIKMVLTDYEMPVMDGLKLIKQIRRKHTRYNLPIMVLSAHGDGYKVSDCLRAGANDYLHKPYQSEEFFSRVYMNLLNSENMHNIQEQQAHLQQYKNVIDQTNIVSKTDPKGIITYVNDMFCEISGYTKEELVGATHRVVRHPDTPLETFSSLWETITDKKVWQGVIKNRKKDGTFYLVNTTIMPILDAKENILEYISIRKDITELIEKNRIIEKQYTDTLTKLPNRQKLISELEPMSSAVLVIINIDSFNEINGFYGYDIADKLLIEVANKIKSFIEQTHRLYKLPVDEYALLGQHINEVEEKMYVEDLLKHLSESFMIDDHEIYIHFSVGIYIGDNDHLVNADIALQQAKILKKDICSYEDFPDINSAHHNNLKWSKKLHHAIEEDRIKAFFQPIINNENEQIEKYEALVRMIDEENNVISPYFFLEIAKKTKLYEKLTKIVFNQTLEMAKKIKIPFSVNLTVSDLQNSKLMQYMSDEIQVADASKYIVFELVESEALESQELLSSLEYLKESGIKISIDDFGTGYSNFDYLIKLKANYIKIDGSIVKNVLNDSNSELMIKTIVNVAKELGAKTIAEFVESEEIFNKVKELGVDYSQGYYFSQPLRNILQN
- a CDS encoding diguanylate cyclase; this translates as MLDITLILVEDDDELRKLLGRMLSRKITKLFLFSSPVEVLEKLDAINPDLIITDIRMPQMSGLEMIEEIRKTKKNLPIIISSAFTDATHFQKAIKLKVTNFLVKPIDVEELIFELDRIVENMRLNEKLHAQEKLLAEYKRIVDVSSLISKADIDGNITYVNDKFSQLSGYTKEELIGKPHSIVHHPEMPGIFFKEIWETILNKQIWQGIIKNRAKNGESYYVDTTIAPILNTKNEITEFISLREDVTKLINTIEEAKRLEKEREDYLALIDDNIICSSTDVNGIITSVSKAFCRISQYSKEELIGQGYQMLRHPEVEKAFYESLWQAIKNTQRWDGEIKNLAKDGSTYWIETSITSIIDPHGEKIGYTAMGQDVTDKKLVEKLSITDHLTGLVNRLKLDDILKYEMSKFIRYGSSLSIILVDIDYFKRVNDNFGHLVGDQVLKEVSEILMLNKRETDTVGRWGGEEFLIILTKTDIEGARIRAQKIRLAIESHTFSVIGTKTVSLGIAELKLDDTESSFVERADNALYLAKERGRNRVVG